The Candidatus Methylomirabilis tolerans DNA window CGAACTTAGCCGGCGGGAAGCCGAGGTGCTGTATCAGGTGGCTTGGGGTAAGACCAATACCGAGATTGGGTGCATCCTCGGCGTAAGTCTACGGACCGTGCAGAAACACCTGGAGCATATCTACCACAAGCTCGGGGTCCGCACGCGCACCGCCGCAGTCCTGCGCGTCCTCGCCCTGACCTGGTATTGGAGTCGACAGCAGCCTCATGATGGGCCGTATCGCAAACCATCAATGGCTTGCCTGGAGGAGGTTTCGTTTGATGGGCAGGAGCTAGCCCAGCGTAGCCGAGCAACTGGACTCTTTTCACCGCGGCGCTGAGCGCATCGGGCAGAGCC harbors:
- a CDS encoding helix-turn-helix transcriptional regulator translates to MVADRKAKQIMTQPITLPPGALDGLELSRREAEVLYQVAWGKTNTEIGCILGVSLRTVQKHLEHIYHKLGVRTRTAAVLRVLALTWYWSRQQPHDGPYRKPSMACLEEVSFDGQELAQRSRATGLFSPRR